From a region of the Helianthus annuus cultivar XRQ/B chromosome 5, HanXRQr2.0-SUNRISE, whole genome shotgun sequence genome:
- the LOC110920956 gene encoding mini-chromosome maintenance complex-binding protein: MVGRQYDCLINPLGAVRSTFEKAVASGADPTSFDGKDWGVSDLFREYLFQNDAVSQVPILTHSTIKWVQANSLVRFRGMIQDMLGNECYVGAYKNEGTWNTNKFTDVSQFPMGHSPDTRLWDRRLLLCVPVPGQNLWADSTSDGLIRTHAMSANQEKRQRDNCSVSAEVEMQDLNNEMPDSPRAKKMREGESSPHDNMAEAADYGMSMVPDFDTSNFQCLVKIYDTPESDLKLNDVFEFIGVLTFDSDVKDDKKDENELGNYFADEDLVNLPSSKVPRLHCLVHRKLSLNDFVLSSPTLEPKPDVIKGLRESLLHHLTLVLGDDELAARFMLLHLLSKVHVRADSIAVGKLSLNLTNLDKSSASVFNNRIDAAVKNLLPFSQCIPLTVDYLNTASLAPVKDYQTNRLVPGVLQCAEGSHFTIDETQLQSGTLNSNGVENTRLLRDLMEFQKVEYDFKFYKMKMDADVQFLIISEGKSNILPADIVLRFHPSAAGAVGTVDEETLNAWRWYLATLRSLPHSIGTDMQKVVEDDMVAARQADRCLGTQDFNRWLTMGRLMAASFGETCLSPQHWQMVKEMERLRKDRLK; encoded by the exons ATGGTGGGACGTCAATACGATTGCTTGATTAACCCTCTCGGGGCCGTCCGATCAACGTTTGAGAAGGCGGTGGCATCTGGTGCAGATCCGACATCGTTTGACGGTAAAGATTGGGGCGTATCAGATCTCTTTCGAGAATATCTTTTTCAAAACGACGCCGTCAGTCAG GTTCCGATTCTGACTCATTCAACGATTAAATGGGTTCAAGCGAATTCGTTAGTTCGGTTTCGTGGGATGATCCAAGATATGTTAGGAAATGAATGCTATGTTGGTGCTTATAAG AATGAAGGGACATGGAATACCAACAAATTCACAGATGTTTCTCAATTTCCCATGGGTCATTCACCGGATACCCGCCTCTGGGATCGTCGGCTGCTCTTATGTGTACCT GTTCCTGGCCAAAATTTATGGGCAGATTCTACTTCTGATGGTTTGATAAGGACACACGCCATGTCAGCAAACCAAGAGAAGCGACAAAGAGACAACTGTTCTGTTTCTGCTGAGGTGGAAATGCAA GACTTGAATAATGAGATGCCGGATTCTCCACGTGCAAAGAAGATG CGAGAAGGTGAATCTTCACCACATGATAACATGGCTGAGGCTGCAGACTATGGTATGAGTATGGTCCCTGATTTTGACACAAGTAATTTTCAGTGCTTAGTGAag ATATATGATACTCCAGAGTCTGACTTGAAGCTAAATGATGTGTTTGAGTTTATTGGTGTTCTTACATTCGACAGTGACGTTAAAGATGATAAAAAAGATGAAAATGAACTTGGAAATTATTTTGCCGATGAGGACTTAGTCAACCTACCTTCTAGCAAG GTGCCACGTCTTCATTGTCTTGTACACAGAAAGCTCTCACTCAATGATTTTGTTCTTAGTTCACCAACATTGGAG CCAAAACCCGATGTGATAAAAGGATTACGCGAATCTCTTTTGCATCATCTTACATTAGTTCTTGGTGATGACGAGTTAGCTGCTCGTTTTATGTTATTGCACCTATTATCAAAG GTTCATGTACGGGCAGACTCGATTGCGGTTGGAAAATTGTCGCTTAACCTTACAAATCTCGACAAGTCGAGTGCATCCGTGTTTAATAACCGTATTGATGCTGCAGTGAAAAATCTTTTACCTTTCAGTCAATGTATTCCGCTCACAGTTGATTATCTTAATACCGCTTCACTTGCCCCGGTAAAAGATTACCAAACAAACAG ACTTGTTCCGGGTGTTCTTCAGTGTGCAGAAGGGTCTCATTTTACAATAGACGAGACACAGTTACAATCAGGGACTTTAAACAGTAACGGTGTTGAAAATACGCGATTGCTCAGGGATCTAATGGAGTTTCAAAAG GTGGAATAcgattttaaattttataaaatgaAGATGGATGCAGATGTTCAGTTTTTGATTATTTCCGAGGGAAAATCAAACATTTTACCAGCTGATATAGTGCTTCGTTTTCATCCTTCGGCTGCGGGTGCTGTGGGAACCGTGGATGAAGAAACGTTAAATGCTTGGAGATGGTATTTGGCTACTCTTAGATCATTGCCACATTCTATTGGGACAGATATGCAAAAG GTGGTTGAAGATGATATGGTTGCAGCTAGACAAGCCGATCGGTGTCTTGGGACTCAAGATTTTAACAG ATGGCTTACGATGGGGCGGCTAATGGCGGCGAGCTTTGGTGAGACATGCCTGTCGCCTCAACACTGGCAAATGGTGAAAGAAATGGAAAGGCTAAGAAAAGATAGGCTAAAATAA
- the LOC110921771 gene encoding 5-amino-6-(5-phospho-D-ribitylamino)uracil phosphatase, chloroplastic isoform X1: MESTFGFRLIPTTTSSFLPHHLPINLKLPSLQRSSFIEQNRKNVIRNCYRPHEIGPIDGFQFTPTKGFVGEAIGAEYGEGFETFRPDGPLKVDVDFLNDRLQEGFLKRIRYAMKPDEAYGLIFSWDNVMAGTQALKLSAWKELAREEGKEIPEDDDVQRLLLHGAPDHVLHKVLSWENEACELERLTLKLSQLYSNNLLKLSKPLEGLKEWLDAVSTAQIPCAVVSSLDRRVMVEILERMGLMKYFQAIVTEEDGMDSMAHRLLSAAVKLDRKPSKCVVFEDDPRGITAAHNCTMMAVALIGAHPAYDLVQADLAVGGFNELSVINLRRLFAHTGSTFMELQKQVVEKTPPRRRLTVDTIF, translated from the exons ATGGAATCCACATTCGGTTTCCGACTGATTCCCACCACTACGTCGTCGTTTCTTCCACACCACTTACCTATTAACCTCAAATTACCA AGCTTACAACGTTCAAGCTTCATTGAGCAGAATCGAAAGAACGTGATTAGAAATTGTTATCGGCCCCATGAAATTGGCCCAATTGATGGATTTCAGTTCACACCCACCAAGGGTTTTGTGGGAGAG GCGATTGGAGCTGAGTATGGAGAAGGGTTTGAGACTTTTAGGCCAGATGGGCCCTTGAAAGTTGATGTT GATTTTTTAAATGATAGATTACAAGAGGGTTTTCTAAAAAGAATTCGATACGCGATGAAACCTGATGAAGCTTATGGACTTATATTTTCATGGGACAATGTGATG GCGGGCACTCAAGCTTTGAAATTGAGTGCTTGGAAAGAACTTGCACGTGAAGAAGGAAAGGAGATTCCTGAGGATGATGATGTACAACGGCTTTTGCTTCATGGTGCTCCTGATCATGTTTTGCATAAG GTGTTGTCGTGGGAGAATGAAGCATGTGAATTGGAAAGATTAACGTTGAAACTCTCACAGTTATATAGCAACAATCTTCTCaag CTTTCAAAACCCTTGGAAGGCCTGAAAGAATGGTTGGATGCAGTATCGACCGCCCAAATTCCTTGTGCTGTTGTTTCAAGTCTCGATAGGAGAGTTATGGTTGAGATATTGGAACGAATGGGACTCATGAAATATTTCCAG GCAATAGTAACAGAGGAAGATGGCATGGATTCTATGGCTCATAGATTACTTTCTGCAGCAGTCAAG TTGGATAGAAAACCTTCCAAATGTGTGGTTTTTGAAGACGACCCTCGAGGTATAACCGCCGCTCATAACTGCACAATGATGGCGGTGGCGCTCATTGGTGCACATCCAGC GTATGATCTGGTGCAGGCTGATCTTGCTGTTGGCGGTTTTAATGAATTATCGGTGATTAACCTCCGAAGACTTTTTGCGCACACGGGTTCGACTTTCATGGAACTACAGAAGCAAGTTGTAGAGAAAACACCTCCAAGAAGGAGACTTACAGTTGACACCATcttttga
- the LOC110921771 gene encoding 5-amino-6-(5-phospho-D-ribitylamino)uracil phosphatase, chloroplastic isoform X2 encodes MESTFGFRLIPTTTSSFLPHHLPINLKLPSLQRSSFIEQNRKNVIRNCYRPHEIGPIDGFQFTPTKGFVGEAIGAEYGEGFETFRPDGPLKVDVDFLNDRLQEGFLKRIRYAMKPDEAYGLIFSWDNVMAGTQALKLSAWKELAREEGKEIPEDDDVQRLLLHGAPDHVLHKVLSWENEACELERLTLKLSQLYSNNLLKLSKPLEGLKEWLDAVSTAQIPCAVVSSLDRRVMVEILERMGLMKYFQAIVTEEDGMDSMAHRLLSAAVKLDRKPSKCVVFEDDPRGITAAHNCTMMAVALIGAHPAYEVL; translated from the exons ATGGAATCCACATTCGGTTTCCGACTGATTCCCACCACTACGTCGTCGTTTCTTCCACACCACTTACCTATTAACCTCAAATTACCA AGCTTACAACGTTCAAGCTTCATTGAGCAGAATCGAAAGAACGTGATTAGAAATTGTTATCGGCCCCATGAAATTGGCCCAATTGATGGATTTCAGTTCACACCCACCAAGGGTTTTGTGGGAGAG GCGATTGGAGCTGAGTATGGAGAAGGGTTTGAGACTTTTAGGCCAGATGGGCCCTTGAAAGTTGATGTT GATTTTTTAAATGATAGATTACAAGAGGGTTTTCTAAAAAGAATTCGATACGCGATGAAACCTGATGAAGCTTATGGACTTATATTTTCATGGGACAATGTGATG GCGGGCACTCAAGCTTTGAAATTGAGTGCTTGGAAAGAACTTGCACGTGAAGAAGGAAAGGAGATTCCTGAGGATGATGATGTACAACGGCTTTTGCTTCATGGTGCTCCTGATCATGTTTTGCATAAG GTGTTGTCGTGGGAGAATGAAGCATGTGAATTGGAAAGATTAACGTTGAAACTCTCACAGTTATATAGCAACAATCTTCTCaag CTTTCAAAACCCTTGGAAGGCCTGAAAGAATGGTTGGATGCAGTATCGACCGCCCAAATTCCTTGTGCTGTTGTTTCAAGTCTCGATAGGAGAGTTATGGTTGAGATATTGGAACGAATGGGACTCATGAAATATTTCCAG GCAATAGTAACAGAGGAAGATGGCATGGATTCTATGGCTCATAGATTACTTTCTGCAGCAGTCAAG TTGGATAGAAAACCTTCCAAATGTGTGGTTTTTGAAGACGACCCTCGAGGTATAACCGCCGCTCATAACTGCACAATGATGGCGGTGGCGCTCATTGGTGCACATCCAGCGTATGAAGTCCTATGA